agagagagagagaggacaagtTAACATCGAGACAGTGTCGGAATAATACACAAGCAGCGGTTGTTAATCTCAAACGCTCAATTCACAAGGAGGATGCAGGAATGTGACTGACTCCCCTTCCTGAGCAGCCTGAAGATTTTAAAGAATGAATTCATTCATTGAATTTAGCAGACGCACAAGGGCTGAATTAATTGGTCCGCAACAGTTGTAGCCAGTTTCCATGGAATCAATACTCAATTTAAAACATTGACGTCATGTGCATGGTGTTACCCGAGGTGACGGGAACATTTTTATCTGCTACATCTCAGTGCTTTGAACAGAACATCCCAAAAATACATCCACCTCCACTGCACTAGTTAGGGGGCTGGTTTCAGTCACAGccatcttcaaaataaaactctctctctcaaacatgttcagtgaGAGAAGAGGTCTTTTTGTTATTTGGGGGAATGACCCTTTACCTGACCTAACAGTAGTTTAGATAGGACAAAGTGACATGTAGAGTATACAATGTGCTGCAACGTTGTAGGCactgctttaaatgttttgaataAGATATTCAGGCCGAGTCAATCTTAAATGATCTGAACtacctgctgtttgttgttcatGTTGCTTCAATTTGGCTGCAGAtgcattcaaaacaaacagggTTGTCTCAGTTTCCATCAgccttttatatatttattgccattgtcttcttttaatcaattcagtgtgtttttattctttatttttaatgtctgtgatGGTTGTGCGATACTGCTGGCTGTAAAACAATCTGCAGCTCCGGGACAATAAAGATATCCTTTATCCTTCAAGTAAAAAAACCTTGATGGATCCCTCTTTGAGCTTAAACCTGCATCACTACTTTGAAGGACCTCTTAAAAACCTCAGTCACTGTTTTGATTTCATGTTTCACTTAATTAACatgtacaattttttttaaactctgccctgtacggtgaccttgagtgctaagaaaggtgcctttaaataaaatgtattactaGTATTATACACTTATATGTTGTGCTTGTTAGTAAAAAGCAGATTaagattttgaaaaatgtgtcgattctcacatttctctttacaCTGGAGTGTTTAAAAAATTGAATTCATGTCTTTTTACTTTAACCACTTCAGCTCACTGTCTGTACATAACTCCTCCTTTGCACACTGTAGTCCATGCTAAGGTTTTTTGaagctaaaggtgcatttcgaccaagagttccgggatcttttagcccccagaactactttacactgaactaaaaggttcctgtgccctcattgttgtctgtgttttgaccacaggctgaagtcccgggtagattgtgcaaatcaggccagtgacgtagggagaaaaaaaattattatattgaataatattttgaaatcttaataaaaaactaaactagtatgcattcccaggtactccctctgtgtttcaacaactgtgtaaactcaacaaacactgTTTCATTCAACTGAacgtcccaggacctttgaaaagtactaacccccaagcaggggcttttcaggggggagattatgcacccctgaactgaatttagaccctggttcctccggttgaaatgcGCGTAGTTCAGgtgtaaagtccctagttccggggtaaagttcctgtggttgaaGAACACCTAAAGTTACCTGCGTAGGGGACTACAGATCTCCAAGGGGAATGATTTCTTCGTTGATAAAAAACTCAATGGTCTCCTCCTCCCAGTCTTCCACGTTGCAGTCCAGTTCATCAGATTCCACTCCTGGAAGACAGAAAGGAATGTCAGTAACTGTTGCTAATTAAAGATAACAGCCATGAAGAGAGGAAGGGAAATGTTTCAGGATAAGAAGTGAGGGCAGTCCCACCTCCTCTAAGCTCCAGGCGGAGGCTCTTCTGCTCCAGATGGGTCTGCTGCGCCGCCTCCCTGTAGCGACGGTAGTCCTCCATCATGGACCTGCGCTTGTCCACCAGCTCCTACTCACACACACGTCAAATGATCAGCTTAGTATCAGAGGATGAATGCATTTCAAGCATGTTAAGCATTAAAAGGGCTCTAAAGGAGATACATTATTAAACCATGCTGCTagtataaaaaacacaattatgGTCTGTCAGCTTCTGTGTGATAGAAAGAAAATGACAACAGGTGGATAagttaaagaaatgaaagaagtgagACCTTGGAAGCCTTGGACTGGCTCAGACGATCCTTCTGCTCAAAGATCTTTGAGTACTTCTTGAGATCCTTCTTGATCAACTGTAGGACACAGGGAACAAAAAAGATGAAGACATTCTTTAGACACAGgatcaaaatattaaaacttcAATAACAAGTAGAAGACAGAAGACTCAGACACCTCTTTAGACAGTGATATACCTCAACTTATATGGAACTGACTCCTAACTGTGGTTTTCTGTTTGCAAAAGTTGTGAATATCACTTTATTGTGACATCTCTGTCAAAGGGAGCTGAGCTGATGCTGAGTGTGTCGTCCAAAAACTACAGAGCACCGATCAATCACAGCATGGTCACTGGAATCCCCACTTGCACAACAAGGAATGCAAGGGTAGGGATGGGTGCCGAATTCgatacttttataggtaccgaccgaattccatCAGTACTACAGAGTACCGATTCAGGTAAAATCAaatggtaccatgtttcggtacctaaacgcatccttgtgactgtgagggagtgcaAGAGTaggcgattttccatactttcgccctgtaataaaggtcgagactgatcgggtggacatCTCTGCTTTCTGCGCGCCAAACAGAGCCTGCAGATGACGAGCGCGcacactcaccgcgaggcagagctgcaggaggattaagttgagacggactctctcgctccgactacctgccctgtttataactgtTCTTGTGTGcctgaatgcccaacaagtaagtcgtgtatcctgttattataaagagacggcgaactgacttttccccgtccgcaggcattcacgtgtgttaattgataaacttccgaaagagcaattagacgccaagagcacgtgtcagctaatatatctaatcacctatataatcctgtttctgttcatttcatgttgaagACATTTATATATACAAACAGTTGGAGgttgttttgatatatttgttaaagtttatatattgagaaataaatatgttaaattaaaaaaatttagattttattattaaacaaattaacatttattaccacctaaacacaaaagtacagaaaattggtaccgttgagtaccaattccgattcccaggtaccgggcaAAGGTACcatatcggttcaaatgtgaaaggtacccatccctatgcAAGGGTGACTAGAAGGGGGACACTAGCTAATAGCTAACTGACCCAAGGGGAAATATAGTGCTGCACAATTTTGAATAGAAAACCTGATTATTGttatcacagtttttttttttattcaaccaACCAATTTTAAAAAGGTAGCTAGTTTGAATGTCAAATGCCCGGAGCACGAAGGGCAGTGATCACGACTGgtttgcagatgacacccaAGCTGGGAAATGTACTTTGTATCTATAGCAAGTTGTGACACACCGAGCTGTGCCATGCAGGACGATTGCAATGCAAACATAGCTAACATAATCAATACCTTGATCTGGTCCATGCTGAGCAGGGTTGGAGGTCTGGGTCTCCAGAGTAGCTGACAGAACCGGTCTTTGTTGTTCTTCTGCAGAAGACGGccctggaacgtccacagccaGTACGCATTGTCCACCTGGAGCAAACATGACAAGGTAGAGGAAAAGGTGAATGACTCTTCGTCCGTCGAGCGGGAAGTGTTTTggcaggagagaaaagaaagaactcTTTCTGGGGTTAAGGAGCAGCACATACCTTGTGACTCCACCAGGAGACGGAGGTGACAATGTAGCGACCGGTCGGGTCCCACTCCACGTCAGAGGCCATGTAGTGCTCGGCTATGTTCATCAAGGTGCAGTCTGACGTGTCCACAAAGGCCAGAGCTCCGTTCAtgctgcgcacacacacacaccgaagagatcataaatacacacaaacaaacacacagacacctggGTGCCAATCAAGAACACTTTGAGCCTCAGATTAGAATTAGAATCAGGAGCTGAGCTCTCATACGAGGTGTCAGAAAAGTTATTTAGTTCGTCATCAGTGGCTTTATGTGTCCATCACTtgcatataaaacacacagagagagttttAACTAACCTTCTGAGTCCAGCCAGCACCAAGAACTGTCCCTGTGGGCTCCAGAAGATGCTGTTGGCCTGCTGCTTGTCAAACATCTCTgcagaaaaaggaaacattcaGGGGCAATTAGGAAGATATCCTGGTCTGTGAAACAACAGAAAAGGTAACGAGTCACCCGAATCCACTCACTTATCAGCTCGATCTTGCCGTTGTTTTTGACATGATAGAAAGAGACGCTAATTCTGGGAACCTCTCCATGGAGAACAGCAAACTTGCTGCCGTTGGGTTCCCATGCAAACGCGATGATGCCTTCTGTAATGACGAGAAATATATCATGTTAGGGTGTTTCACTTTAATGGGAAACAATCATTGCTCTGTTaactcatcatgttcttacctTTCATCTCCACCACATCAACAGGAACCTGCTTCTCTCTCATGCGGAAGATTTCAAAGTTGGTGACCACaccctgagagagaaaaaagaaacacattttaggtttgttttccatgtgatgtctttgctgtttttcctctctcaaTCCACACGTGCGTACCTGTGTTCCCTTAGGAGTCCTGTCCACTTTGACACACAGGTAGTCCCCGTTTCTCTGCCAGTGCAGCTTGCAGTCGACGACGTTGAAGAGGTTACGGACACGGATCTCCTGACGGGAAGGCAGCTGCATCAGAGTCACTCTGGCTGGGATGTCTTTGTCCTCAGGTACCCAGAATGCTATGATGTTGTCACCAGGAGACCAGGAGAAGTCCCTGTAGGTACACACATAGAAACGCAGATTGTTGTTactgaaatagaaaataattgtTTGAAAGGGTAAGCATTTAATGGAATTGATCTAGGACTCTTACTTGATCCCGTTAATCTTCAGACTCTTCTTGTCGAGCAGGCCCATAGACTGGAAGAAGCAGAAAAATGGCTTTAAAGCGACTGGCACATTTAACATTGATACagctatatttatattattttgtaaGTCAACTCACTGGAGTCTCATAGATGCTCAGAGTGTCTGTGGTCATCCTGGCAAAGAACTTCCCATCGTGGCTCCATCTGAGAACAAATATTGTCCGTTACAAAATATTCAAATCACTGCAGGAGCGAAAAAACATAAGTTGAAAGatctgaaaaaagagagagggaataaGAGAAAAGCTCAGAGTACTGACTTGAAAATGGGCCAGTGTGCTGAGCTCTCGCAGTGGAagcctctcttcttctgtccagTCAGAATGTCCCAGATGATGATGGCCTGTGGGTCCTCCTTGGTGTCCATCAGAGGACTGAAGGTCACCACATACCTGGAAGACATCGCAAGAAGACATGATACATCAGAAACTGCAACAGTCACCTCAAAGGATCTGTGCTTGTTGTATTTAACTTCCAGgttttttattaaatatctCATTATGACAAGCTGTGTCAGATTGATCTTAACACTCTTCTcttaaacttttgtttttcataaaatgtgaattttcttTATTCACTGAGCATTAGACTGACTTTGCCCCCCCCcttcttttaaatgtgtttttttacaggTATCATAAATCATGGGTCATTTCTTCAGATCGGAAAATCTGGAATTCCAGACAAATACAGAAGAATCACATCCCTAATTCATTTCATTACATTAAGCActgtcagctgacagctcaTTAGAGGTGCTACTAACTAGAGCCTCTAGTTTAGTTTATCTAAACGTCTCTGCTTgagaaaattgacaaaaaacgACTGACATAAACCttgtttgaaaatgtcctagttAACCAAATTCTGccacatttcatttttcagacTTAAATTCTGACAGCTGCTCGAGAAACTCTTAGCAGAAACCAATGCATCGACTTATACTTCAAGTCCTCACTTCTACAAACTGACAGTGAAAGCACATTAGTACTTCAGTGTTGCTTACCTCTCACATGGTGAGAAGTCGATGAGGGAAACACCCTGATGGCTGAACCTCTGAATCTGCTTGAACTTCTCACCGCCCCACAATGCAATGCCCCTTTGATGGAAGGTGGCCAGGTAGGTGCCTTTAGGAGACCAGCGCACGTACGTCTCTGTCCAGCGCTGCAACCGAGTAACAAAAAACATCATCAGTCCACAAGCAAACCATCACTGTGGAATATTTAATGCAACATCGTGAGTGCAGTTCAGAGTCTGATCAGGTGCTTACCGCTCTCTCTTCAACTATGATCGCGTCCTTTGCATCATTGTTAAAGATGGCCGTCCTCTCTCCAGCTTCGTAGATCACACTGAATTGGTCACGGCAGTCTGGGTCCTCGATCCAGTGGCGCATGTTGCCCTGAACAGACAAATACTTGAGTGTTAGAGGTGTTGATATTCAGAAGGGATAACTATAAGAGTGGAAAGATGATCAAGGGTgacaaaatgtgtttgtataaaaacagaaaaattctCACAAAGTCTTTGAAAGGCTGCTTCTCCGGAGTTACCCACTCATCACTGATGTTCATGTACCTGTGAAAATAAGCACACAGAATTAATCCACTTGTCACACTTTCTTTTCATatattctcctttttttttttaaatcagaagctGTTCACTTACTTGTCAAAGTCAGTGAAGAGGTTGACCCTGAATGTATGCTGTTTGTCAAGTTTGTACCCATCTGCGTTCTTCACCGCCTCCAGAGCCTGAGTAGGAGCGGCATACTCCAAGAAGATGTACCTGCATGAGAGAGCAGCAGGAATTATGAGTCTTTTATGAAATCAAATCCCACATTAAAGCCATCCACTGCCAGAACAGAGCAACAGAGCACAAGAACAAAACACCTACCCTTTGGTCAAGCCTTCAGCCTCCGGATAGAACTCAGTGTTGATTTTACCGAATTTGGAGAAAATCTTGTGGATGACGTTTTTGAGTTTCTCTAAACGCTCCGGGCCAACCTGAGGGACGTtatccaccaccaccaccgagTCGATGCCGTCAGCCTCTTGGGGCTTTTCCCTCAGGATGTCTTCCAGGAGCTCtgagaagaaacaaaagaaggagGGGAATATTAGAAAGTGAAACAATGTTGGCATGGGTTTGATTATCATGGGAGCGATAATCAGCAGAATGTTATGTAGGAATCAAAGTTCACAGGACTGTGGCAGAATCACAGGACACATCAGCAGAGTAAGAAATGTGACATGAAGGTCCACAGCTACATAACATTAGAGTTAGAGTTGCAGGGTTATGGATTGAGCCTTAACTGATGCATGAAGAGTAAGCTCCACCAGATCAAATTGCCATCTAGAAGGTAGATAACTAAAGACACCAGTAGCTCATAGCCTACATTTGTAGCATCATCCATAACAGAGGATTAAATGTAATTTCCCGTCTGGGGTTAACAATGTTCTACTTTTTCTTCTCCCTCAGATGAAGTGATGTCTCCTTTGACACGTACACACACCTCTGTTGCCATCTTTTTAACTTGTGCAACTTTCTGCTCTGGATCAGAGTTGATCCATTTAAATGCAGTTACAGTGTGTTGAAATATTGGTTTAAGCTAATCTAAACAGACTTAAACATGGGAGTACAAATATTCCTCATTTGAGTTGGGCATTTACACGAATCACTGCAGTCAGTTTTGCAGACCAATCCATTTCATAGAAAACTATCAGTCTATTATAACACATCTGACATTTGTAAAGGCCTGGGGCCCCTTTCTCCAATATGTCCAAAGTACTACGTTTTCAGATATTCAAAGTTAAAGGAAGGTGAAATGATTGTGTATTGTATGTAGTGTGGTAGGATGTGGTAGCATGggctctatttatttatttttgaaagtttGGTATAATTTAACTTTTGGTGGGCTTTTTTGGTtcgctgttttcttttttgttttggaaatttggatgtgtgtatgtctatatgtttttgtatttatatttctgtATGTATTTTGGATTATTCATATTGTTATCACActtttaccattattattatttgtacctttattattattttttttttcctgatgttttatgttaaagctgGAGTCACAAGTGTGGTCATTGTTATTTGTAATCTGTTCGACATCAGCAAATATGTTAATGCAGCAATAATTTTCTCTACTATCTCTACTTGTATATGTTTAACATTGTCTTAGGTTGACAGgatttttgtacttttatttttttttttacaatctaATCATATGTGCACTGTTGATGCCACTATACAAAAGGCACTCATATATGTATCTGTTACCATTACTGTATGATCATGTGAatgcaaataataaaataacatctgaaatatctctgtgttttatttgctgaCATAGGGAGGATTATGAACCATTTGTACCCCTCCCCACTGGGCCAGGTACACCTGATACTGCTGAGAAAGCTGGCCTATATCACCAGCTGCTTCATGCAAACACCACACTGCAAAGTCAGAGTGTTGGTCTTGACC
The Notolabrus celidotus isolate fNotCel1 chromosome 7, fNotCel1.pri, whole genome shotgun sequence DNA segment above includes these coding regions:
- the eif3ba gene encoding eukaryotic translation initiation factor 3, subunit Ba, with the translated sequence MQETVDMVDDPEYEEEEPSFSDPEDFEDDVEDEELLEDILREKPQEADGIDSVVVVDNVPQVGPERLEKLKNVIHKIFSKFGKINTEFYPEAEGLTKGYIFLEYAAPTQALEAVKNADGYKLDKQHTFRVNLFTDFDKYMNISDEWVTPEKQPFKDFGNMRHWIEDPDCRDQFSVIYEAGERTAIFNNDAKDAIIVEERARWTETYVRWSPKGTYLATFHQRGIALWGGEKFKQIQRFSHQGVSLIDFSPCERYVVTFSPLMDTKEDPQAIIIWDILTGQKKRGFHCESSAHWPIFKWSHDGKFFARMTTDTLSIYETPSMGLLDKKSLKINGIKDFSWSPGDNIIAFWVPEDKDIPARVTLMQLPSRQEIRVRNLFNVVDCKLHWQRNGDYLCVKVDRTPKGTQGVVTNFEIFRMREKQVPVDVVEMKEGIIAFAWEPNGSKFAVLHGEVPRISVSFYHVKNNGKIELIKMFDKQQANSIFWSPQGQFLVLAGLRSMNGALAFVDTSDCTLMNIAEHYMASDVEWDPTGRYIVTSVSWWSHKVDNAYWLWTFQGRLLQKNNKDRFCQLLWRPRPPTLLSMDQIKLIKKDLKKYSKIFEQKDRLSQSKASKELVDKRRSMMEDYRRYREAAQQTHLEQKSLRLELRGGVESDELDCNVEDWEEETIEFFINEEIIPLGDL